The nucleotide window TTTGCCAGCTAAAAGAGCTAGATTAATGGGAGACAAGGAAGGGGTATCCTGGACTGACGGAGTGCCCAGAACAACACCTTTAGGGATATCTGATGAAGGGTCACGGGCAGACACTGGATGGGACACTTCAGACAGTGATCTGTGGCAGGTGCCTAGTGGGGCTGATCAACACCCAGCCCCCTTACCCCAGCGGGTTCCACGGCAGGGTAGGACACAGCCCCCACCTAGGGACACTGGGAATGATATCTGGGCCCTATCTAATGACCCTACCATAAGGAGGGAGGTGGGATCCTTTATGCGCCATCAGCATAATGGGGGAAAGTACAAGAACTGGATCTTGCGGGCTGACAGGCCAATCCTTATTCTGGGGGATTCCAACCTTTCTCATCTACCCCAGAGAAAGGATTCCAGTGTTCAGGTTGACAGCTTCCTGGGGGCAACACTGGCGCATGCGCACTATTTACTAAAAAACACAGCAACTTCTAGCCTGGTGCGATCAGTTATCCTGTTATTTGGCATTAACAGAAATTGTAAAATCCAGTCCCTTTTGAGGCAGGATGTCACGAGCCTCAAGGGAACTGCTGAGGCTACGTTTCCAGAGGCTGAGGTGTTTATTGCCTGTGTTAATTTCTCTGAGGATGTCACACCCCAAGAGAAATCCACCATCAGGACCCTCAATTTTCTGATTAAGGATGTTGGACTGTATATTCCGTGGCTGCAACAATCCCAGTTCCAAACGCTACAGGGTACCGTTCTTTGGACCCCAGTGACTGGCCAGGCTATGTGGGAACATTGGAAAACTTTTTTAGGTTCCAAGAACCATCTCTCATTGGGGATGGGGAATTAGGAGAGGATGTGAACCTTTCCCAGTTTCTTTAAGTCCATCTCAGTTAACACTTCTTATAAAGGGCCTTCCATTTTTGTTGACGTTTCAGAATATCATCGTCGTTTGAGGCTGAGAGCATTTTTTGGAGCAGCACCGGTTGCACCAGCACACCCCTTTCTATCACAATCATCTTAGGAACCTCCTGCCATTAAAATACCACAGGAACTACACCTCATGTTTAAACAGGATATCCAATCCATCAGGGGTCTACCCTTTACCCCCCTAgggccaaaaccaaaatttTCAGAGCGGGCGGGCATAACGCGACCCTCCATTCCGTACAGCCCGGTACGGCCCCAATGGCTAGGTATGTGCAGCGGCGGGCGGATGATCGTCGTGGGAGGGCCGGCCGGGTGCGGCACGGAGCCCCGCCCGCCCCACCACCGCGTGCGGCGGCCCCCCAAAGAAAGCCCTTCTCCGCTCGCAGTGCGGGCTCCATCCacagtgtggcgcccggggGTAGGGTCACGAACCGTACGGCCTGTATGCCTCGCGGCCCGTACGCCGGCAGGGGAGGGCCATACAGCCCGCGGCGGGCGGGAGGGGAAAAACGGGAAAAGTTCACGCATTGGCCGAGCCTGCGCGTCCGTCGAAGTGCCGCGTGTTTGGGAGGGGCCAGGCggccgaaacgtggaccggccgtacagggCCCATACGTTTCATTGCCTCCGGTGTCCGGCATTTGTCTatactttatatgtacgtcagctaccgcgatatgtacatttttcacctaaaaaaaatgccacttattataatataatgttaaaatgattattaaaaccgtttgcaaatatagcttccagactcctaatgtgaaatttaaaaaaaactttcaatctcccacctccaggctggggggtctcagtcagagagtTTTGATATAGGTACGGCATGGCGCGAGATTTACACCTTCTCCCCCGGAACCGCAACACTTTCCTGGGCACGGGCCCCTCTCTCGGGGCGAACCCATTCCAGAGAGAATAACTGCCATGTGCTTGTAATATGTTTGGTCTGATCAAGATCAGTCTAAGCATTAAGTGCTGTTGTGTGGATGATCAGAAACCAGGCTCCATAAGGCCAGAaccagacagagagacagaggcgACTGGCTTGGATTGAtgaaaaacaggatttattaaGCAAACACAGGGCCAGGcaaattacttattttaaattaaaaagttttaaatcaattATTGAAAGTGTACAATGTGAACTTTGATGGGTCACATTATCCAGAAGTATTACAACATTTTCCATACTCTTGCAACtctttaaaagcttaaaaaacactttttaaagtgccttgagatgacaggttTTATGAATTgaactatataaatataatttaaacacttcaaaaacaggcaaatattaaaaacaccaacacatgcaaccatgaaaaaaaaacaccaaaacaccaaaacatgcaacttttaaaatacaaaatgtctAAAAAGTTTTTAATTCTTGGCCATTTTCTCCAGAACACGCCTTACTTTGGCACTTGCCCGGCGTTGGCGCTGGAGCCGGAGATTATAAGTCTTGAACGGGCTAATTCTTACAGAGCAGGGCTTAATTATTGCTTTGCTGGGTGACCTCATCTGTAGTGCGTGTGCCCCTTCCTCTGCTGCCTccttctcttcttcctcctccttctcctcctcatcctcctcattctctacttcttcttcttcctcctcctcctcttctgaGGTGGACCATTCCCCCTTGGCTTTCGTACTCTTGGGTGCTGGACCTGCCttttttgctcttcttttgtgggcagctgaggaggaggatggcTTCTCTCTGGAGGGCACTTTGGAGAGTGCATCAGTAATTAGAGTTCTTCTTCTGACGGCCTCCTGCAGGCTGGGGTTCAGGACATAAAACCTGTCAGCAGTCTTAGTGTCATGACACATAAAAGTGCTGACTTTGTTCCTCTCCTCGGGCGTCAGGGCAGACTTGGCCtaaagagggaggaaaaaagcaTTAGATTCACTCACAATCCGATAAAAGCAGGCAACATGCAGAGAAAGCCATACTCACACTGTCGGCTAGGGCACTGCGGATCAAGATGCAATGATGGCGCTCCCCAGCCCCATCTGCTTCCATGCAAAATTAAGGTAGCGCACAATATTTCTGAATGGCAGCTTCCCATGGTGATATAGGCAGATACTTGTTGTTTATGGACAGCCTGCTCTTTATGTCCCTCAGCCTCTTCACCCAGCTGACTCCCCTCTGCGTGAGTGCAAGGGTAGCCTCTCCAAATTGCACCGAGGTCTTGTGCTCAGCCACCTGCATACCGAGAGAGGTCAGAGTTAAGGCATTAGTGTCACGCGGCTGTGGCGTGAGCCCACTGTCTCCGCGGGCTCACCCTAATGAGAACACCCTCCGATGTCCTCCCTCCAGGGCTCCTGCGTCCACCTCTGTGTCCAACATGTTGATGAACACACCTGGCCTGTGTCCACTGACACATGCCCAGTATGCGGTCAGGTACCCGTATAGCGTAGGAGCTATTCTTTGGCTCCTTCTCCAGCTTCTCTGAAAGATGGAAGAGGAGGGTGAGTGACAGACAAGTGAGGAGGCAAACAGTGTGGCCACCCATCAGGGTGGACCGAGGAGACTCACCCAATGACTCTTCAATGAATCCAGGTGCCAGGTGGATGCAGCGTAGGATTGAGTCCCGCTGTGGCACTTGATTCATTTTGGCCTCTTCCACTCtatttttgtgaagaaaatggcCCTTTTCAGGTCCCCTCCTTGCCTTTCCAAAAGATCAAGGATTTGAGAAATTTGTTTTGTTGGTGAGCCTTCAGCTGTCGGGGCGTTTTCCTTTTCAGGTAACTTATGAATTGGTGGAGCTGGTAAATGTAGAACCGCTGAGTGGTTACCTCTTTCCCTCCACTTTTGCTCAGCTCCACTAACCATCTAAAAAGGAAAGGGGAACGCCGTCACGTGTGACGAGAGCAAAGAACTATTAAACGAGCAACCGAGCTCACCTGTTGATGCGGCCAATGTGGAACATAAATTTCCAGTTTGAAATTAGCTTGTGCCCATCCGCCATGTAACGCAAGAAGCTCTTCAGCCTGCTGATTCTGCTCACCACCCCTCCCTCATTTTTACTGCTGCCATACTTGCTGGTGTGGTAGCTATGGTAACGTTCTACGTGGCCCCTCAAAGGAGAATCACGGTCATAAGTGTGAAACATGCCAACTCCACGTGGGGAAGATGGGGATGATATTTACCCATGGAGCGGGGCAGCACCAGCCGGTGCATCAGGTTTCCCTTCCCTCTTCCGGTGCTCCATGTGCAACAAGCACTGGAGGTCATAGGGAGCTTCCGAGTTGTTGAGCTGCGCCTACGAATGCGAGGATGATCGCTCATTTTAGGCTTCAAAAGAatctcctcctccatcatcttcttctcctcctcgtcCTGTGCACAGAGGAGGCGGGAGATATGTGTGGGCTCTCCAGAGCCAGAGGAAAGACAACAGGAGGACAAACAATGAgaaggggaagaagaaagaacaaTGTGTCAACATGTGCTGTCAGTGCAGACTGTAACGAGTAAGGCTCTCTGCTGTAAACTCACAACATTGGAGGACTCTGCAGGTGATGGAGGACTGGATGGAGGGCGGTCTGCAGAGAGCTCCAGAAGGTCTGACGTTGACTGCTGGGCATCACCCCCCTGTTCTTTGCTGGTCCCAGCAGATGTCCTGCACTTCACGTGTCACACAGAATTTCAGCCTGTTACACAGtgctaaagaacaaaaagaaagctGTGCTTTTAACTTACGGGATGGAGCACGGATTTGCTGACCACCGCTGGGCCTTTTTTCAAGCCAGCAGCAATCCGTTTAGCTGTGCTCAGAGCCTGGTTGAGCTCCTGGACCCTGCCACAAAGCTCCATATTTTCCCTCCTCAGGTGCACCACCTCCTCTGTACCTGAGAGTAACACAGATGAAAGCAAAGGGggtaggaaataaaaacaaaaatcaggaagataaataaaaacaactgataaaactaaattattagataaataaatactgcgacagactggcaacctgtccagggtgtaccccacctctggCCCATTAAAATGCTGGAtacaggcaccagcacccctcgcgatcCCATAAGAGAGAAgcaagtaagaaaatggatgcatagatgaaaaagaac belongs to Fundulus heteroclitus isolate FHET01 chromosome 11, MU-UCD_Fhet_4.1, whole genome shotgun sequence and includes:
- the LOC118564648 gene encoding histone acetyltransferase KAT6B-like, whose product is MNQVPQRDSILRCIHLAPGFIEESLEKLEKEPKNSSYAIRVAEHKTSVQFGEATLALTQRGVSWVKRLRDIKNGAGERHHCILIRSALADSAKSALTPEERNKVSTFMCHDTKTADRFYVLNPSLQEAVRRRTLITDALSKVPSREKPSSSSAAHKRRAKKAGPAPKSTKAKGEWSTSEEEEEEEEEVENEEDEEEKEEEEEKEAAEEGAHALQMRSPSKAIIKPCSVRISPFKTYNLRLQRQRRASAKVRRVLEKMAKN